The following coding sequences lie in one Candidatus Obscuribacterales bacterium genomic window:
- a CDS encoding glutamate synthase central domain-containing protein — protein MLEGKGEALGSMGIDRPLAVLSDVPQPTFNYFKELFAQVTNPPIDPIRESLVTSTSSLIGPEQDLTESSAEQARRIVVDSPVLTVPEMEGLKQYTGGGARTKVIDTTFAVAEGKLGLQRALARINAEATNAVNEGYTTICLSDRAAGPTRVSTPSLLATGAV, from the coding sequence TCGATCGCCCTCTTGCCGTTCTCTCAGACGTCCCTCAGCCGACGTTCAACTATTTCAAGGAGTTGTTCGCACAGGTCACTAATCCACCTATTGACCCCATTCGGGAGTCGCTAGTGACTTCCACATCGTCTCTCATCGGGCCAGAGCAGGACCTAACCGAGTCCTCGGCCGAACAAGCGCGACGAATCGTTGTCGACTCGCCTGTGCTCACTGTCCCTGAAATGGAGGGCCTCAAGCAGTACACTGGGGGAGGTGCTCGCACCAAAGTCATTGATACCACTTTCGCCGTTGCAGAGGGTAAGCTCGGCCTCCAGCGCGCCCTGGCTCGCATCAACGCTGAAGCAACCAATGCTGTTAACGAGGGATACACTACTATTTGCCTCTCAGATCGAGCCGCAGGTCCAACTCGAGTCTCAACGCCTTCCCTCCTTGCAACGGGTGCCGTACA